The following coding sequences lie in one Catharus ustulatus isolate bCatUst1 chromosome 5, bCatUst1.pri.v2, whole genome shotgun sequence genomic window:
- the NOP56 gene encoding nucleolar protein 56, producing the protein MVLLHVLFEHAAGYALFAVREVEEIGLLLPQVEESVLTLGKFHNVVKLVAFSPFRSAQSALENMNAVSEGVLHEDLRLLLDTALPPKRKKVVLGVGDAKMGAAVLEELGVQCQTGGVVAELMRGIRLHFSALVRGLTAQSAAKAQLGLGHSYSRAKVKFNVHRVDNMIIQSISLLDQLDKDINTFSMRVREWYGYHFPELIKIVPENSMYCRVAKFIGNRRELSEESLEGLEEIVMDSAKAQAILEASRSSMGMDISPLDLINIESFSRRVISLSDYRKGLQEYLRSKMSQVAPSLSALIGEVVGARLISHAGSLTNLAKYPASTVQILGAEKALFRALKTRGNTPKYGLIFHSTFIGRAAAKNKGRISRYLANKCTIASRIDCFSEVPTSVFGDKLREQVEERLAFYETGEPPRKNLEVMKEAVVEANEVVAEVKRRQEKKEKKRKKREKRRLEALAAAAEEPAENSVMETEENDVGAKKKKKKKKQQQPEESEAEPEENGVEEEEEEPLPKKKRKVMVEPEQQEEEEEEEKKKKKKKKKKAVAQDSEED; encoded by the exons ATG gtgctgctgcacgTGCTGTTCGAACATGCGGCCGGGTACGCGCTGTTCGCCGTGCGAGAGGTGGAGGAGAtcgggctgctgctgccgcag GTGGAGGAGAGCGTCCTCACGCTGGGCAAGTTCCACAATGTGGTGAAGCTCGTGGCGTTCTCGCCGTTCCGCTCGGCGCAGAGCGCGCTGGAGAACATGAACGCCGTGTCCGAGG GAGTCCTGCACGAGGAcctgcggctgctgctggacacGGCGCTGCCGCCCAAGAGGAAGAAggtggtgctgggggtgggcgATGCCAAGATGGGCGCGGCcgtgctggaggagctgggggtgcagTGCCAGACCGGGGGAGTCGTGGCTGAGCTCATGCGCG ggATCCGCCTGCACTTCTCGGCACTGGTCCGAGGCCTCACGGCGCAGTCGGCGGCCAAGGCCCAGCTGGGGCTCGGGCACAGCTACTCCCGGGCCAAGGTGAAATTCAACGTGCACCGGGTGGACAACATGATCATCCAGTCCATCAGCCTGCTGGACCAGCTGGACAAGGACATCAACACCTTCTCCATGCGTGTGCG ggagtgGTACGGGTACCACTTCCCCGAGCTGATCAAGATCGTCCCCGAGAACTCCATGTACTGCCGGGTGGCCAAATTCATCGGGAACCGCCGCGAGCTGAGCGAGGAGAGcctggaagggctggaggagaTCGTCATGGACAGCGCCAAGGCCCAGGCCATCCTGGAGGCCTCCCGCTCCTCCATGG GGATGGACATCTCCCCCTTGGACCTCATCAACATCGAGAGCTTCTCCCGCCGCGTCATCTCGCTGTCCGACTACCGCAAGGGGCTGCAGGAGTACCTGCGCTCCAAGATGAGCCAGGTGGCTCCCAGCCTGTCAGCCCTCATCGGGGAGGTG GTGGGTGCCCGCCTCATCTCGCACGCTGGCAGCCTGACCAACCTGGCCAAGTACCCGGCGTCGACGGTGCAGATCCTGGGTGCCGAGAAGGCGCTGTTCAG GGCGCTGAAGACGCGGGGGAACACCCCCAAGTACGGGCTCATCTTCCACTCCACCTTCATCGGGCGCGCGGCCGCCAAGAACAAGGGGCGGATCTCGCGCTACCTGGCCAACAAATGCACCATTGCCTCGCGGATCGACTGCTTctcag aggtCCCCACCAGTGTCTTTGGGGACAAGCTGAGGGAGCAGGTGGAGGAGCGCTTGGCCTTCTACGAGACCGGGGAGCCGCCCCGAAAAAACCTGGAGGTGATGAAGGAGGCCGTGGtggag GCCAATGAGGTGGTGGCTGAGGTGAagaggaggcaggagaagaaggagaagaagaggaagaagagggagaagCGGCGGCTGGAGGCCCTGGCAGCGGCTGCCGAGGAACCGGCAGAGAACTCAGTGATGGAGACagag GAGAATGACGTGGGGgccaagaagaagaagaaaaagaagaagcagcagcagccagaggagtCAGAGGCAGAGCCAGAGGAGAACGgcgtggaggaggaggaagaggagccaTTGcccaagaagaaaaggaaagtgaTGGTGgagcctgagcagcaggaggaggaggaggaggaggaaa
- the DCTN1 gene encoding dynactin subunit 1 isoform X7 — protein MSSDGGSKPLKVGSRVEVIGKGHRGTVAYVGATLFATGKWVGVILDEAKGKNDGTVQGRKYFTCEENHGIFVRQSQIQVFEDGADTTSPETPESAAMKVPKRDSLDATKTSKLRGAKPKKAPATRKSTARRPKPTRTPTSSASGGTAGPSGSASASGGEMSSSEPGTPAQTPLVAPVIPTPSLGSPGAPPVPSPTKEEENLRAQVRDLEEKLETLKIKRNEDKAKLKDLEKYKIQLEQVQEWKSKMQEQQADLQKRLKEAKKEAKDALEAKERYMEEMADTADAIEMATLDKEMAEERAESLQQEVDSLKEKVEYLTMDLEILKHEIEEKGSDGAASSYQVKQLEEQNARLKEALVRMRDLSASEKQEHVKLQKQMEKKNTELESLRQQREKLQEEVKQAEKTVDELKEQVDAALGAEEMVETLTERNLDLEEKVRELRETVGDLEAMNEMNDELQENARETELELREQLDMATARVREAEKRVEAAQETVADYQQTIKKYRELTAHLQDVNRELMSQQEASAEKQQQPPPEMFDFKIKFAETKAHAKAIEMELRQMEVQQANRHVSLLTSFMPDSFLRHGGDHDCVLVLLLIPRLICKAELISKQAQERFELSESCAERAGLRGAPGEQLSFAAGLVYSLSLLQATLHKYEQALNRCSVEVYKKVGTLYPEMSVHERSLDFLIELLHKDQLDETVNVEPLTKAIKYYQHLYSIHLADQAEDCTLQLADHIKFTQSALDCMGVEVCRLRAFLQAGQEAADLAILLKDLETSCSDIRQFCKKIRRRMPGTDAPGIPAALGFGAQVSDTLLECRKHLTWVVAVLQEVAAAGAQLIAPLAENEGLPAPRLEELAFKVSEQIYGSQGINPYECLRQSCSILMATMNKMATAMQEGEYDADRPQNKPTPPAELRAAALRAEITDAEGLGLKLEDRETVIKELKKSLKIKGEELSEANVRLSLLEKKLDSASKDADDRVEKIQTKLDETQTLLKKKEKEFEETMDALQADIDQLESEKVELKQRLNNQSKRTIEGLRGAPASGVASIVSGIAGEEQQRGVGAGQVPGGGSGPVQVKDSPLLLQQIDALQLSLKHLKNENNLLKGAQMKMELASLAPLQVPRVAVARERPGEALPTQSLYRKTTQLLETLYQLSANAKVVDMRQSKSTRSSSARLLEQTARLCALKNSIDALKDDTLREMVQQQPGAGVSTTFGTFPSSSFLKAKQEQAQGPALCGRVTIPCAPGHGQAHRVLLTPDLLQHLRQHFVA, from the exons AGCACCGCCCGCCGACCCAAG CCCACCCGGACCCCCACATCATCGGCGTCCGGCGGCACTGCCGGTCCCTCGGGCTCAGCCTCGGCGTCCGGAGGGGAGATGAGCAGCAGCGAGCCTGGCACACCTGCCCAGACCCCTCTGGTGGCCCCCGTCATCCCCACACCCTCCCTGGGCTCCCCGGGGGCACCCCCGGTCCCCTCGCCCACCAAG GAGGAGGAGAATCTCCGTGCTCAGGTCAGGGACCTTGAGGAGAAGCTGGAGACACTGAAAATCAAGAGGAATGAGGACAAGGCAAAGCTCAAGGACCTGGAGAAGTACAAgatccagctggagcaggtgcAGGAATGGAAGAGCaaaatgcaggagcagcaggctgacCTCCAGAAACGCCTGAAGGAGGCCAAGAAG GAAGCCAAGGATGCCCTGGAAGCCAAGGAAAGGTACATGGAGGAGATGGCAGACACGGCTGATGCCATCGAGATGGCCACGCTGGACAAGGAGATGGCCGAGGAGCGGGCAgagtccctgcagcaggaggtggaTTCCCTCAAGGAGAAGGTGGAATACCTCACCATGGACCTGGAGATCCTCAAGCATGAGATTGAGGAGAaag gctctgaTGGAGCAGCATCCAGCTACCAGGTCAAACAGCTGGAAGAGCAGAACGCCAGGCTCAAGGAGGCTCTTGTCAG gaTGCGGGACTTGTCCGCCTCAGAGAAGCAGGAGCACGTGAAGCTCCAGAAGCAGATGGAGAAGAAGAACACGGAGCTGGAGTCGCTGCGGCAGCAGCgggagaagctgcaggaggaggtgaAGCAGGCAGAGAAAACGGTGGATGAGCTCAAGGagcag GTGgatgcagctctgggtgctgaggAGATGGTGGAGACTCTGACAGAGAGAAACCTGGATCTGGAGGAGAAGGTCCGGGAGCTGCGCGAGACCGTCGGGGACCTG GAAGCCATGAACGAGATGAACGACGAGCTGCAGGAGAACGCGCGGGAGACGGAGCTGGAGCTGCGGGAGCAGCTGGACATGGCCACGGCGCGCGTGCGCGAGGCCGAGAAGCGCGTGGAGGCCGCGCAGGAAACCGTGGCTGACTACCAGCAAACCATCAAAAAGTACAGGGAGCTCACTGCTCACCTGCAG GATGTGAACCGGGAGCTGATGAGCCAGCAGGAAGCGTCTGcggagaagcagcagcagccgccccCTGAGATGTTCGACTTCAAGATCAAATTTGCAGAGACAAAAGCCCACGCCAAG GCCATAGAGATGGAGCTGAGGCAGATGGAAGTGCAGCAGGCCAATCGCCACGTGTccctcctcacctccttcatGCCCGACAGCTTCCTGCGCCACGGCGGCGACCACGACTgcgtgctggtgctgctgctcatcccaCGCCTCATCTGCAAG gccgAGCTGATCAGCAAACAGGCGCAGGAGAGGTTCGAGCTGAGCGAGAGCTGCGCGGAGCGGGCAGGGCTGCGCGGGGCGCCCggggagcagctcagcttcGCCGCCGGCCTCGTGTATTCCCTGAGCCTGCTGCAAGCCACGCTCCACAAATACGAGCA ggcccTGAACCGCTGCAGTGTGGAGGTGTACAAGAAGGTGGGGACCCTGTACCCCGAGATGAGCGTCCACGAGCGCTCCCTGGACTTCCTGATCGAGCTGCTGCACAAGGACCAGCTGGATGAGACTGTCAACGTGGAGCCACTCACCAAAGCCATCAAATACtaccag CACCTGTACAGCATCCACCTGGCTGACCAGGCTGAGGACTGCACCCTGCAGCTTGCTGACCACATCAAG tTCACCCAGAGTGCCTTGGACTGCATGGGGGTGGAGGTGTGCCGGCTGCGGGCCTTCCTCCAG gctgggcaggaggcagcCGACCTGGCCATCCTGCTCAAGGACCTGGAGACATCCTGCAGTGACATCCGCCAGTTCTGCAAGAAGATCCGGCGCCGCATGCCGGGCACGGACGCGCCAGGAATTCCTGCGGCCCTGGGATTTGGAGCgcag GTGTCGGACACGCTGCTGGAATGCCGCAAGCACCTGACGTGGGTGGTGGCCGTGCTGCAGGaggtggcggcggccggggcgCAGCTGATCGCGCCGCTGGCCGAGAACGAGGGGCTGCCGGCGCCGCGCCTCGAGGAGCTGGCCTTCAAAGTCAGCGAGCAG ATTTATGGCTCCCAGGGCATCAACCCCTATGAGTGCCTGCGCCAGTCCTGCAGCATCCTCATGGCCACCATGAACAAAATGGCCACGGCCATGCAGGAGGGCGAGTACGACGCCGACCGCCCGCAGAACAAG CCCACGCCGCCGGCGGAGCTCCGGGCGGCCGCGCTGCGGGCGGAGATCACGGAcgctgaggggctggggctgaagCTGGAGGACAGGGAGACGGTCATCAAGGAGCTGAAGAAGTCTCTCAAGATCAAG ggcgAGGAGCTCAGCGAGGCCAACGTGCGGCTCAGCCTGCTGGAGAAGAAGCTGGACAGCGCCTCCAAGGACGCGGATGACCGCGTGGAAAAGATCCAGACCAAGCTGGATGAGACCCAGACACTGCTCAAAAAGAAGGAGAA GGAGTTTGAGGAAACCATGGATGCTCTCCAGGCTGACATCGACCAGCTGGAGTCAGAGAAGGTGGAGCTGAAGCAGCGCCTGAACAACCAGTCCAAGAGGACGATCGAGGGGCTGCGCGGGGCCCCGGCCTCGGGCGTGGCCTCCATCGTGTCCGGCATCGCCGGAG AGGAACAGCAGCGAG gtgtTGGTGCCGGGCAGGTGCCAGGAGGTGGCTCTGGGCCTGTCCAGGTGAAGGattcccctctcctgctgcagcagatcgacgccctgcagctctccctgaaACACCTCAAGAACGAGAACAACCTGCTCAAG GGTGCCCAGATGAAGATGGAGCTGGCCAGCCTGGCCCCTCTGCAGGTGCCACGGGTGGCCGTGGCCCGGGAGCGCCCGGGGGAGGCGCTGCCCACGCAGAGCCTGTACCGCAAAACCACGCAGCTGCTGGAGACCCTGTACCAGCTCAGTGCCAACGCCAAGGTGGTGGACATGAGGCAGAGCAAATCCA CGAGGAGCTCGTCGGCGCggctgctggagcagacagCCCGGCTCTGCGCCCTCAAGAACTCCATCGATGCCCTCAAG GATGACACGCTGAGGGAGATGGTTCAGCAGCAGCCGGGCGCCGGCGTCTCCACCACGTTCGGCACCTTCCCGTCCTCTTCCTTCCTGAAG GCCAAGCAGGAGCAGGCGCAGGGCCCGGCGCTGTGCGGGCGGGTCACGATCCCGTGCGCTCCGGGGCACGGCCAGGCGCACCGGGTGCTGCTCACCCCcgacctgctccagcacctccgGCAGCACTTCGTCGCCTGA